The following coding sequences lie in one Moritella viscosa genomic window:
- a CDS encoding putative hemolysin — protein MTLLIVYAAISIVISFVCSILEATLLSMTPSYIAKMQCETPILAEKLGKLKDNLDRPLAAILTLNTVAHTAGAAGVGAQVTAMYGSAYLGIASAIMTVLILVLSEIIPKTIGATYWRQLAPSSVTILNVMIVCLKPFIFMSEQITRRIGQGYSHNIDMREEIIAMAHVAKDTNDIDEDESRVIRNILDLHNIKVKDIMTPRGVVSYVDANMNINDFEALMTTIPFSRLPLLSNDEFFGYVHKSDILHHEGETKLLALAKPLEVYLPTQNAEHVFNDMLRSRNHLASIHDELGTWLGIVTMEDILETILGREIVDESDTNVDMRKIAKAKWLKRLAK, from the coding sequence ATGACACTGTTAATTGTTTACGCTGCAATTTCGATTGTGATTTCGTTTGTCTGTTCAATATTAGAAGCAACATTGCTGAGTATGACACCAAGCTATATCGCTAAAATGCAATGTGAAACTCCGATACTTGCAGAAAAATTAGGTAAATTAAAAGATAACCTTGACCGCCCTTTGGCTGCTATTTTAACACTTAATACCGTCGCCCATACTGCGGGTGCTGCAGGTGTCGGTGCGCAAGTTACGGCTATGTATGGTAGTGCGTATTTAGGTATCGCTTCTGCGATCATGACGGTATTAATTCTTGTTCTTTCGGAGATTATACCTAAAACAATTGGTGCTACTTATTGGCGTCAGCTTGCTCCATCAAGTGTCACTATTTTAAACGTGATGATTGTATGCTTAAAACCGTTTATTTTTATGTCAGAGCAAATTACACGTCGTATTGGTCAAGGCTATAGTCATAATATCGATATGCGCGAAGAAATTATAGCTATGGCGCATGTAGCAAAAGACACCAATGATATCGATGAAGATGAAAGTCGTGTTATTCGTAATATCTTGGATTTACATAATATTAAAGTGAAAGATATCATGACGCCGCGTGGTGTCGTTTCTTATGTTGATGCAAATATGAATATTAATGATTTTGAAGCATTAATGACAACCATTCCTTTTAGTCGGTTACCGTTATTGAGTAATGATGAGTTTTTTGGTTACGTGCATAAATCAGATATTTTACATCATGAGGGGGAGACTAAATTATTGGCGCTTGCAAAGCCCTTAGAAGTCTATTTACCGACACAAAATGCGGAGCATGTATTTAATGATATGTTGCGTTCACGGAACCACCTCGCCAGTATTCATGATGAGTTAGGTACTTGGTTAGGTATTGTGACGATGGAAGACATTTTAGAAACCATTCTTGGGCGAGAAATTGTCGACGAAAGTGATACTAATGTTGATATGCGTAAGATAGCCAAAGCTAAATGGTTAAAGCGATTAGCTAAATAA
- a CDS encoding HTH-type transcriptional regulator, LysR family has protein sequence MIKINNNLLSGLATFTATASCNSFTQAAEKLHITTGAISQQIKQLEQNLKLTLFERHSRGIRLTSAGYQLHQVVEQSLTNISDVISQLQQVNRHAGEVHLKLTPSFAYKWLVPRLQDFYQQYPDIKIHTFAEGALVDHTDTNFDLAIDYGQSPYQSSDQKINAELLLAEQLLPVMSPQYMAKFDWDMTNNNNQINNSGSCNFWKTITLLHDAMPWQHADKNAEWQFWLQQMSLETPKTKQANTGKNVLSKHGHYFNRTDMAIAAAAAGLGVALARCALLDNDLSTTGLGKAGLASPFSPIDAQAGYYLIQHHHSPAIECFKIWLKQQATLQHTKKGQTSNYQ, from the coding sequence ATGATAAAAATTAACAATAATCTATTATCCGGTTTAGCGACATTTACGGCGACGGCCAGTTGCAATAGTTTTACTCAAGCCGCTGAAAAGCTTCATATCACTACTGGTGCCATTAGCCAGCAAATAAAACAGTTGGAACAAAACCTTAAATTGACCCTATTTGAACGCCATTCTCGTGGTATTCGTTTAACTTCAGCGGGATATCAATTACATCAAGTAGTCGAACAAAGTTTAACGAATATTAGCGATGTCATTAGCCAGTTACAACAAGTTAATCGCCATGCAGGTGAGGTGCATCTTAAACTCACCCCCTCTTTTGCATATAAATGGTTAGTCCCCCGCTTACAAGATTTCTATCAACAATACCCCGATATCAAGATCCATACCTTTGCCGAAGGAGCACTAGTGGATCATACCGATACTAATTTTGATCTGGCAATCGATTATGGCCAAAGCCCCTATCAATCGAGTGATCAAAAGATTAACGCTGAATTGTTATTGGCAGAGCAGTTATTGCCTGTAATGAGCCCGCAATATATGGCAAAGTTTGACTGGGATATGACCAATAATAATAACCAAATTAACAATAGTGGCAGCTGTAATTTCTGGAAAACGATTACGCTCTTACATGATGCAATGCCTTGGCAGCATGCTGATAAAAACGCTGAATGGCAATTTTGGTTACAGCAAATGTCTCTCGAAACGCCAAAAACAAAACAAGCAAACACAGGAAAGAATGTGCTCAGTAAGCATGGGCATTATTTTAATCGTACGGATATGGCAATTGCAGCCGCGGCCGCAGGATTAGGTGTTGCATTAGCCCGCTGTGCACTACTTGATAATGATTTATCCACAACGGGTCTAGGCAAAGCAGGTTTAGCCTCGCCTTTTAGTCCTATCGATGCACAAGCTGGATATTACTTGATCCAACATCATCACTCGCCCGCCATTGAATGTTTTAAAATCTGGCTAAAACAACAAGCCACTTTACAACATACGAAAAAAGGGCAAACAAGTAACTACCAATAG
- the fpr gene encoding ferredoxin--NADP reductase, with amino-acid sequence MKEIPHGLIKGEVTGRINWTDSEFSLQVTAEISRYTAGQFTKLALYDGADEWTRRAYSFVNSPNQAQGQHVMEFLIITVPDGKLSPRLDKLQVGDDVYVGKNPAGFMTLDEIPRYTKDLWLLSTGTAIGPFLSLIDEMDTQQRFDNVVLVHAVRTSGELVYQDKIQQLEARYQGKFHYVPVVSREHRKETLRGRIPALLEAGELEKVAGVPLTQERSFFYLCGNPSMVKDTSEVLKQLDYQKHSRRSSGHFSSENYW; translated from the coding sequence ATGAAGGAAATACCACATGGTCTAATTAAGGGTGAAGTTACTGGGCGTATCAATTGGACTGATAGCGAATTCAGTTTACAGGTCACCGCCGAAATATCTCGTTATACCGCAGGTCAGTTCACTAAGTTAGCACTGTACGATGGCGCTGATGAATGGACTCGTCGAGCTTACTCATTTGTTAATTCACCGAACCAGGCGCAGGGCCAACATGTGATGGAGTTTTTGATTATCACTGTGCCTGATGGGAAATTATCACCACGCTTAGATAAATTACAGGTAGGCGATGACGTATATGTGGGGAAAAATCCTGCAGGCTTTATGACGTTGGATGAGATCCCGCGTTATACAAAAGATCTATGGTTGTTGTCTACAGGTACTGCGATTGGCCCTTTTTTATCATTAATTGATGAAATGGATACTCAGCAGCGTTTTGATAATGTGGTATTGGTGCATGCAGTGAGAACGTCTGGCGAGTTAGTTTATCAGGATAAAATCCAGCAACTTGAAGCGCGATATCAGGGGAAGTTTCATTATGTACCTGTGGTATCTCGAGAACATAGAAAAGAAACATTACGTGGTCGGATCCCTGCGTTACTAGAGGCTGGCGAATTGGAAAAAGTAGCGGGTGTACCATTGACACAGGAACGTAGTTTTTTCTATTTATGTGGTAATCCGAGTATGGTTAAGGATACGAGTGAGGTGTTAAAGCAGCTCGACTATCAAAAACACTCACGTCGCAGTTCAGGGCACTTTAGTTCAGAGAACTATTGGTAG
- a CDS encoding putative uncharacterized HD domain protein yields the protein MLNYSKISQVFNQDEGTEIHLDMLYNIAINSYLGLSRFSIILIKDNQASNYFVRDRLVVDSNDELFTKKINKKGGIPKMVKSKSERVVNDLSSLALNSRTLFLLNNGHRSSFSYPLMFKGNAIAMVFFNASEINFFAEYSIQQDMLFLAAIIRSLMVRQFEKKQYISTSLAIALDMGHAKDPETKGHLHRMERYSSKLAYLLSKEKGISHEFIRCIESYAAFHDIGKYKIPDDILFSCTIFTPEEREIMNQHCMHGVDIINDVLGYFPENLQHVEEYHFLKNIILHHHEYFNGNGYPMGLKGDAIPLEARIVMVADVFDALLSKRLYKQAWNIDDVITYMKDNSGIMFDPDCINSLISNLSEFIEIYEAYAD from the coding sequence ATGCTTAATTATAGTAAAATAAGCCAGGTATTTAACCAAGATGAAGGTACCGAAATCCACCTTGATATGCTCTATAACATTGCAATTAATAGTTATCTGGGACTATCTCGATTTTCTATTATTTTGATTAAAGATAATCAAGCGTCTAATTATTTCGTCCGTGATCGGCTTGTCGTCGATAGCAATGATGAGCTTTTTACAAAAAAAATAAATAAGAAGGGCGGTATTCCCAAAATGGTTAAATCAAAATCAGAACGTGTGGTTAATGATTTATCAAGTTTAGCATTAAATTCAAGAACCCTTTTCTTATTGAATAATGGCCACCGTAGTAGTTTTTCTTATCCTTTGATGTTTAAAGGGAATGCGATTGCGATGGTGTTTTTTAATGCTTCTGAGATAAATTTTTTTGCTGAGTACTCAATACAGCAAGATATGTTATTTTTAGCCGCGATTATCCGCTCACTCATGGTTCGTCAATTTGAAAAAAAGCAGTATATTAGTACTTCACTCGCGATCGCATTAGATATGGGTCATGCCAAAGATCCAGAAACAAAAGGGCACCTACATAGGATGGAGCGTTATAGCTCAAAACTTGCTTATCTCTTAAGTAAAGAGAAAGGTATTTCCCATGAGTTCATTCGTTGTATTGAATCGTATGCGGCTTTTCATGATATTGGTAAATATAAGATCCCTGATGATATTTTATTTAGTTGTACGATATTTACCCCAGAAGAACGTGAAATTATGAATCAGCATTGTATGCATGGGGTTGATATTATTAATGATGTGCTTGGATATTTTCCTGAAAATCTACAGCATGTTGAAGAATATCATTTTTTAAAAAATATTATTCTTCACCATCATGAATATTTTAATGGTAATGGTTATCCGATGGGATTAAAAGGGGATGCTATACCGTTAGAAGCACGGATAGTCATGGTTGCAGATGTGTTTGATGCGTTATTAAGTAAACGTTTATATAAACAGGCTTGGAACATTGATGATGTTATTACCTATATGAAAGATAACTCAGGTATTATGTTTGACCCTGATTGCATCAATTCTTTAATCTCTAACCTATCTGAATTTATTGAAATTTATGAAGCTTATGCTGATTAA
- a CDS encoding DNA methylase, whose protein sequence is MKLHKLDAVDWLKTLPSESIDLVITDPPYESLEKHRKIGTTTRLKNSASSSNQWFRIFPNSDFPALIEQIYRVLKKNSHFYLFCDQETMFVIKPIAEDFGFKFWKPIVWDKCAIGMGYHYRARYEFILFFEKGKRKLHDLGMPDVLQEKRVWRGYPTEKPVPLIEKLITQSSSVDDLIIDPFFGSGATLIAAANLGRQSEGADIAASAHEFVNNRIKSVEKA, encoded by the coding sequence ATGAAGCTACATAAACTTGATGCAGTAGACTGGTTAAAAACGCTTCCTAGTGAAAGTATTGATTTAGTCATCACAGATCCTCCTTATGAATCCTTAGAAAAACACCGAAAAATTGGTACAACGACGCGTTTAAAAAATAGCGCCAGTTCGAGTAACCAATGGTTTAGGATTTTCCCGAATAGTGATTTTCCTGCATTAATTGAACAGATTTATCGCGTGTTGAAAAAAAACAGCCATTTTTATTTATTTTGCGATCAAGAAACAATGTTTGTGATTAAACCGATCGCTGAAGACTTCGGGTTTAAATTTTGGAAACCAATTGTCTGGGATAAATGTGCTATTGGCATGGGTTACCATTATCGTGCACGTTATGAATTCATTTTGTTTTTCGAAAAAGGTAAACGTAAATTACATGATTTAGGCATGCCTGATGTATTGCAAGAAAAACGGGTTTGGCGTGGCTACCCAACCGAAAAACCAGTGCCACTGATTGAAAAACTCATTACGCAAAGTTCAAGCGTTGACGACCTTATTATTGATCCCTTCTTCGGTTCAGGCGCGACCTTGATTGCAGCAGCTAATCTTGGTCGGCAATCTGAAGGTGCAGATATTGCAGCTTCAGCTCATGAGTTTGTTAATAACCGTATTAAATCGGTAGAAAAGGCATAA
- a CDS encoding putative exported protein, with translation MKYAFLIILFLFTFSVQASYCSGRNWRDAYQSYTHNIDLLNYHIDRYNVLLDKNNWTNEDDEKYTYLIAKLAVEELDQLNIDVENLDNKFNKVKYLWQLISEHCLHDDELDYNNMAIKNARGADIGRQEVNDLLAKIKLLKLRFLKNIKFINDN, from the coding sequence ATGAAGTATGCTTTCTTAATTATCTTATTTTTATTTACTTTTTCTGTTCAGGCTAGTTATTGCAGTGGTCGGAATTGGCGGGATGCTTATCAATCTTATACACATAATATCGACCTACTTAACTATCATATTGATCGCTATAACGTATTGCTGGATAAAAATAATTGGACTAATGAAGATGATGAAAAATATACTTATTTGATTGCCAAACTCGCAGTAGAAGAATTAGACCAGCTCAATATTGATGTAGAAAATTTAGATAACAAATTTAACAAGGTCAAATATCTGTGGCAACTAATCAGTGAACACTGTTTGCATGATGATGAACTAGATTATAATAATATGGCGATTAAAAATGCACGAGGGGCAGATATAGGGCGACAAGAAGTGAATGATTTATTAGCGAAAATTAAACTTTTAAAGTTGCGATTTTTAAAAAATATCAAATTTATTAATGATAATTAG
- a CDS encoding putative hydrolase — protein MNHIAKNTLTNIASCNASMPIKDAALVVEGGGQRGIFTAGVLDSWLAQDFNPFALLIGTSAGAQNLSSYMTRQSGHAKRSIMQLSKHPEFFNMKRTLMGRNTVNLDWYFDKVNDADHQLNMDCAQAQLKNRQLLFSATNISGFSPTLFEPTADNWLTMLKASSALPYLYKKGVAIGDEHYVDGGVSMPIPIQEAYHRGAKKIIVIRTVPAHHNTRSPWAHKLKSWVCSSQRCPKVLDIITGHENSYSEAIDFIHSPPDDAKIIEIAPPEALESRMLGSSDQALAADYQMGYEMGSQFLASHHVALFK, from the coding sequence ATGAACCACATAGCCAAAAATACCTTAACTAATATTGCCAGTTGCAACGCCAGCATGCCGATTAAAGATGCGGCACTAGTGGTTGAAGGCGGTGGTCAACGCGGTATTTTCACAGCCGGAGTATTAGACAGCTGGTTAGCGCAAGATTTTAACCCGTTCGCATTATTGATTGGTACTTCTGCAGGCGCTCAAAATTTATCAAGCTACATGACCAGACAATCTGGGCATGCTAAACGCTCAATCATGCAACTATCCAAGCATCCTGAATTTTTTAATATGAAACGAACGCTGATGGGACGTAATACGGTTAACCTAGATTGGTATTTTGACAAGGTTAATGATGCGGATCATCAACTCAATATGGATTGCGCACAAGCACAACTAAAAAACCGTCAACTGCTCTTTTCTGCAACCAACATCAGTGGGTTCAGTCCTACTCTTTTTGAGCCCACCGCTGACAATTGGCTCACCATGTTAAAAGCATCGAGTGCATTACCCTATTTATATAAAAAAGGCGTCGCAATTGGCGATGAACATTACGTTGATGGAGGGGTATCAATGCCCATTCCCATTCAAGAAGCGTATCATCGAGGCGCTAAAAAAATCATTGTTATCCGCACCGTACCAGCACACCATAATACGCGCTCACCGTGGGCACATAAACTTAAATCTTGGGTATGCAGTTCACAACGCTGTCCGAAAGTACTGGATATTATTACCGGTCATGAGAATTCATATAGTGAAGCAATCGACTTTATACATAGTCCACCAGATGATGCAAAAATCATCGAGATTGCTCCACCTGAAGCCTTAGAAAGTCGGATGTTAGGGAGCAGCGATCAAGCACTGGCAGCCGATTATCAAATGGGCTATGAAATGGGTTCTCAATTTTTAGCAAGTCATCATGTTGCCTTGTTTAAGTAG
- the rpoS gene encoding RNA polymerase sigma factor, with product MELFNESNALDLYMQQVNKNSTLLTKEEEYDTAISVHEGDKKARQRMIQSNLRLVINIAKRYQHTSLSLVDIIQEGNTGLIHAVEKFDATKGFRFSTYAVWWIKNNIERFIMNQSRTIRVPIHIGKSYKRILKNAREESLDLKCNQDLRKIAVNLEIEFEDVVGVLAYYFTEASLDKTIETQNDSSTALVDLIEDSSICKPNDEIENTDTSSYLIEVLSHLCDRDREIIELRFGLGREEPQTLHAIGERLFMSRERVRQIITASLQKIKPELLVNNVNQQDYLN from the coding sequence ATGGAATTATTTAACGAATCAAACGCATTAGATCTTTACATGCAACAAGTAAATAAAAACAGCACTTTACTTACCAAGGAAGAAGAATACGATACCGCTATTTCCGTCCATGAAGGAGATAAAAAAGCACGTCAACGTATGATTCAATCTAATTTGCGATTAGTAATCAATATTGCAAAACGTTATCAGCATACGTCATTGTCACTTGTTGACATCATTCAAGAAGGTAATACCGGATTAATCCACGCCGTCGAAAAGTTTGATGCAACAAAAGGATTTCGCTTTTCAACTTATGCAGTATGGTGGATCAAGAACAACATTGAACGTTTCATCATGAATCAGTCACGTACAATCCGCGTACCTATTCATATAGGTAAATCTTACAAACGCATTTTAAAAAATGCCCGTGAAGAGTCACTTGATCTGAAATGTAATCAGGATCTACGAAAAATTGCAGTAAATCTCGAAATCGAGTTTGAAGACGTTGTTGGTGTTCTAGCTTATTATTTTACAGAAGCAAGCTTAGATAAAACCATTGAAACCCAAAATGATTCAAGTACTGCACTCGTTGACCTGATTGAAGATAGCTCTATTTGTAAACCCAATGATGAAATAGAAAATACCGATACATCTAGTTACTTAATTGAAGTCTTAAGCCATTTATGTGATCGTGATAGAGAAATTATAGAACTAAGATTTGGCCTTGGTAGAGAAGAACCACAAACACTACACGCCATTGGTGAGCGCCTATTTATGTCTCGAGAACGAGTACGCCAGATTATTACCGCAAGTTTACAAAAAATAAAACCTGAGTTGTTAGTAAATAACGTCAATCAGCAAGATTATCTAAACTAA
- a CDS encoding lipoprotein, VacJ family, translated as MQNNNKFSRSLTVPLLLLILVVGGCATPKNNKESAEIPLGLQQGQPIPTSVSSTPDYIEDDGLFTEEDDDLFYDDSPTEIDNSDKISDPFYYFNMAMFHVNDKLYFWVLRPTAIGYKAITPQFFRVGVANFFHNIAMPIRFTSSLFQGDIKSTGTELGRFVVNSTVGLLGVMDPAAHCLDWQPNNQDMGLTLGKYGIGNGPYIVWPVFGPSTLRDSVGRGADYFLSPLTYLQPDKLSITVQAVDKVNATYFSLGDYEAFKQAYIDPYARMKEFYLEYRADKVAEE; from the coding sequence ATGCAGAATAATAATAAGTTTTCCCGTTCATTGACAGTGCCGTTATTACTGCTTATCTTAGTGGTGGGCGGTTGTGCAACCCCGAAAAACAATAAAGAAAGCGCTGAAATCCCCCTCGGATTACAACAAGGTCAGCCTATACCGACTTCCGTAAGTTCAACACCTGATTATATTGAAGATGATGGGCTTTTTACAGAAGAAGATGATGATCTATTTTATGACGATAGTCCCACTGAGATAGATAATAGCGACAAGATTTCAGACCCCTTCTATTACTTTAATATGGCGATGTTCCATGTTAATGATAAGCTTTATTTTTGGGTACTGCGTCCGACAGCAATAGGTTATAAGGCGATTACCCCACAGTTTTTTCGTGTCGGAGTTGCCAACTTTTTTCACAATATAGCCATGCCGATTCGATTTACCAGTAGTCTATTCCAAGGTGATATAAAATCGACAGGGACTGAACTAGGACGCTTCGTCGTAAACTCGACGGTTGGCCTTTTAGGGGTAATGGATCCAGCAGCACATTGCTTGGATTGGCAACCAAATAATCAAGATATGGGATTAACCTTAGGTAAATATGGCATAGGTAATGGCCCCTATATTGTGTGGCCAGTATTTGGCCCCTCGACTCTAAGAGACAGTGTTGGACGTGGTGCGGATTACTTCCTTAGTCCACTCACCTATTTACAACCCGACAAGCTGTCTATTACTGTTCAAGCTGTCGATAAGGTAAATGCAACATATTTTAGCCTTGGTGATTATGAAGCCTTTAAGCAAGCTTACATAGACCCTTATGCACGAATGAAAGAGTTTTACCTCGAATATCGTGCAGACAAAGTCGCTGAAGAATAA
- a CDS encoding toluene tolerance protein: MSNSMSNNFIMRNHMKRIIVLSISTLLLFTTTVRAHVDENISQATALIDGAMQKSLTIINDPSLTTEVKRKRLWPIVTTYFDFTLISELTLGKFAADSTRPLGDYSDRRFTDSQQEQFTDAFTIHLGNLYLDRLNDASKFTVSLTSSSAMRPINTMQRARVNSLINNKTAIDYSLRLKNNEWRIYDIKVEGRSLINSFRKEYSALLLKKTPDELLTLLNEKNLAHTENNAE; the protein is encoded by the coding sequence ATGAGTAACAGTATGTCAAATAACTTCATTATGAGAAATCACATGAAAAGAATAATCGTTTTATCTATTTCAACATTGCTACTATTTACAACGACAGTGCGCGCACACGTTGATGAAAATATCAGCCAAGCAACCGCATTAATTGATGGCGCAATGCAAAAATCATTAACGATTATTAATGACCCAAGTCTCACAACTGAAGTTAAACGTAAAAGATTATGGCCAATTGTGACGACTTATTTTGACTTTACGTTAATTTCAGAGTTAACGTTAGGTAAATTTGCAGCTGATTCGACGCGCCCTCTTGGTGATTACAGCGATCGTCGTTTTACAGATAGCCAACAAGAACAATTTACTGACGCCTTTACTATCCATCTTGGTAACTTATACTTAGACAGACTTAATGATGCAAGTAAGTTTACTGTATCACTGACTAGCTCCTCTGCAATGAGGCCAATAAATACGATGCAACGCGCTCGTGTAAACAGCTTAATTAATAATAAAACAGCGATCGATTACTCACTACGCTTAAAAAATAATGAATGGCGTATCTATGATATTAAAGTGGAAGGCAGAAGTTTAATCAATTCATTTCGTAAGGAATATTCTGCACTATTACTGAAAAAGACACCCGATGAATTATTGACATTACTTAATGAAAAAAACCTAGCCCATACGGAAAATAATGCAGAATAA
- the dadA gene encoding D-amino acid dehydrogenase, small subunit, which yields MKVMVLGCGVIGLTSAWYLAEAGHEVTVIERQARGAEETSFANAGQISYGYSSPWAAPGIPVKAIKWLAQKHAPLKIKPGLSPDLYLWAAKMLANCNQQSYEINKARMLRIANYSRDCLIELRQQQDIHYEGRQKGTLQVFRHESQLSGIAKDIKILADSGTSYEALDVTGCIAAEPGLASVKDKIVGGLRLPDDETGDCYQFCQQLTALAQAAGVKFKFGVTVNKLNHNDGKISSVDTSVGELTADAYVVALGCYSSTLLSSTLSPFRLALPIYPVKGYSLTVPVVDSAQAPVSTVMDETYKVAITRFDQRIRVAGTAELAGYNLDLTASRKETIAMVIKDLFPNAGDMSKAEFWTGLRPMTPDGTPIIGKTPVANLFTNCGHGTLGWTMACGSARYLADVVSGVAPDIDSRDLDVYRYGH from the coding sequence ATGAAAGTGATGGTATTAGGTTGTGGAGTTATTGGATTAACGTCGGCGTGGTATCTGGCAGAAGCTGGCCATGAGGTGACCGTCATTGAACGTCAGGCAAGGGGGGCTGAGGAGACTAGTTTTGCTAATGCCGGGCAGATTTCTTACGGTTATTCTTCGCCTTGGGCTGCACCTGGTATTCCGGTGAAAGCCATCAAATGGTTGGCGCAAAAACATGCTCCATTAAAAATAAAACCAGGACTATCACCTGATTTGTATTTATGGGCAGCAAAAATGTTAGCTAACTGTAATCAGCAGAGCTATGAAATAAATAAAGCGCGAATGCTACGTATTGCTAATTACAGTCGGGACTGTTTGATTGAGTTACGTCAGCAGCAAGATATTCACTATGAAGGTAGGCAAAAGGGTACCCTGCAGGTATTTCGCCATGAATCCCAGCTCTCAGGCATAGCGAAAGACATTAAAATATTGGCGGATAGTGGGACTTCATATGAAGCGTTGGATGTTACGGGCTGTATTGCGGCTGAGCCTGGATTAGCTAGCGTTAAAGATAAAATTGTGGGGGGATTACGTTTACCCGATGATGAAACTGGTGATTGTTATCAGTTCTGTCAGCAGCTTACTGCATTAGCACAAGCGGCGGGTGTTAAATTTAAATTTGGGGTAACCGTCAATAAGCTCAATCACAATGACGGTAAAATTAGTTCGGTTGATACCAGTGTCGGGGAATTAACAGCGGATGCCTACGTTGTAGCGCTGGGCTGTTATTCATCAACATTATTATCATCAACGTTGTCACCTTTCAGGTTAGCGCTGCCTATTTATCCGGTAAAAGGCTATTCGTTGACTGTACCTGTTGTTGATAGTGCGCAAGCACCAGTATCAACAGTCATGGATGAAACCTATAAAGTAGCGATAACGCGCTTTGACCAACGAATTAGAGTTGCTGGTACGGCAGAGTTAGCCGGTTATAATTTAGATTTGACGGCTTCTCGAAAAGAGACCATCGCGATGGTTATCAAGGATTTATTTCCCAATGCCGGCGACATGAGCAAAGCTGAGTTCTGGACTGGCTTACGACCAATGACACCCGATGGCACACCTATTATTGGCAAGACACCCGTGGCCAATCTATTTACTAATTGTGGTCATGGCACATTGGGCTGGACCATGGCATGTGGTTCGGCTCGTTATCTTGCAGATGTAGTCAGTGGGGTTGCGCCAGATATTGATAGCCGTGATTTGGATGTTTACCGTTATGGTCATTAA
- a CDS encoding membrane protein, translating into MFKLFTNSPLKKTDLLFITIGLLCLTPMISSPVALVLGFTLATLGLVPQRINLSVITKKTLAYSIVGLGFGINLEDAIIATKDAIGIIVTSIILTLILGWILTKVLKIEKKTGYLISAGTAICGGSAIAAVAPAINAKNDQTSLALATVFILNSVALFLFPVIGHLLEMSQHAFGVWSAIAIHDTSSVVGAASAYGDEALLTATTLKLARALWIVPVAFISALLFKGDSKKLTIPYFILFYCFAIFIAYVLPDYQVFYQGIFSVSKQVLVMCLFLIGASITVQKIRDAGIKSLLLGVLLWVAISVSSLVYILFFM; encoded by the coding sequence ATGTTTAAATTATTCACCAATTCTCCATTGAAAAAGACTGACCTATTGTTTATCACTATCGGCTTATTGTGTTTAACGCCGATGATCTCATCGCCAGTGGCCTTGGTATTGGGCTTTACGCTGGCCACATTAGGCCTTGTTCCTCAACGTATCAATTTAAGTGTAATCACTAAAAAAACTCTCGCATATTCTATTGTCGGTTTAGGCTTTGGTATTAACTTAGAAGACGCAATTATTGCCACTAAAGATGCTATTGGTATTATCGTTACATCTATTATATTAACTTTAATATTAGGCTGGATTCTAACTAAAGTGCTTAAAATTGAAAAAAAAACCGGATATTTAATTTCTGCTGGGACTGCAATTTGTGGTGGTAGTGCGATTGCGGCGGTTGCACCCGCTATTAATGCCAAAAATGATCAAACCTCACTGGCATTAGCGACCGTATTTATTCTTAACTCAGTGGCATTATTTCTCTTTCCCGTTATAGGCCATCTATTGGAGATGAGTCAACATGCATTTGGGGTATGGAGTGCGATTGCTATTCACGATACGTCATCTGTTGTCGGTGCTGCTTCTGCTTATGGTGATGAAGCATTATTAACGGCTACCACATTAAAATTGGCTCGCGCCTTGTGGATCGTACCTGTGGCGTTTATTAGTGCCTTATTATTTAAAGGTGATAGTAAAAAACTAACAATCCCGTATTTTATCTTATTCTATTGCTTTGCTATTTTTATTGCGTATGTACTGCCGGACTATCAGGTGTTTTATCAAGGTATTTTCAGTGTCTCTAAACAAGTATTAGTCATGTGTTTGTTCTTAATCGGTGCGAGCATCACGGTACAAAAAATAAGAGATGCAGGTATAAAATCATTATTGTTAGGTGTGTTACTTTGGGTTGCTATTAGTGTCAGCTCACTGGTTTATATTCTGTTTTTTATGTGA